TTGTTATATCGGCAGCCGCTGCGCAGGAAATAGAACAGAATAATGGATACATAGTAACCCCTGCAGGTGATACAGATAAATTCGGAGGAATTTTGCCCCTCAGTACATATTACACGATTACCCAGGGCGAGACCGACCGGTATTCAACATATGTATCATTCGGGACAAATGACCTTGGCGTTGATTTAAACTGGGGGTCTGTGCAGAACTCACTTGCGCTTACAATCATTGCACCGGATGCGACACTCGGCCCGTATTATGATGCCGATGACGGCATAACAGATGGAAGAGTTCACCTTCTCATTGCCAAATCAGGAGGGCTGGCTGCGGGAACATGGAACTCCAATATATATGGCCAGAATGTGCAGGGGACGGAATATTATACATTTTCCTGGAATTAAGGTAAAACACAACCATAATCATCCATGAAGATGAGAGGAAAATGATGGCAGTAAAACGGCCACTCACTCTCACATTTATCCTTATCCTCTTCATTGTATACCTCATCGGTCCGGCAACCGCAGCACCGGGGGGGTATATTGTCAAACCGGCCCCCGAGACGGACCCGGATGAAGAGGTACACGAATTTACACCCATCTCCTTTTGGGAACTATCTCCCCGTGCAATGCTCATCGACATTGCAATCTGTATTTCCCCCGCTCTGATATTCCCGGTTGAACTTCTGTTTGCGGTTAAATTATGGATATATCTGGGATATCGAAAGGTTGCGAAATACAACGTGCTCGATAACAATATCCGTTCAGAAATGTTTGAACACATCTGCAATAATCCGGGCATTACATTTTCTGCTCTTGCCCGTGAATGCAATATCGGGAAGGGAACGCAACAATATCACCTCAAAGTGCTAAAAAGGGAACATAAAATAGTCTCAGTTAAGAAAAAGGGTCAAACCGGATTTTTTGAGAATAATGAAAAATATGAGGAATTGCAGCAGACCATACTGATGCAGCTCAGGAGTGATACGGTGCGCCATATCTATGAAATCCTTATTCGTCATCCCAACATATCACGCAAAGAGCTCTCCCGGTGCCTTGGCCGATCCGGATCTGCCGTGACATGGCAAATGGATCGGCTCTGTGCTGAAGGCACCGTTTCCGCCACGAAATCCGGGAAATACACCCGTTACCTGCTCAATCCCAAAGCAAAAGAAATTCTCCGGGATTACCTGCCTGACTATCCGGCTGCGGATGCGACGGGTCAGGCACAAAAGGAATCATCTGAGCTGCGGTCTGCGGTTCTGGTTACATCGGGTGAAATCCCCTCATCAGATTAAGCAATGCTTAAATAACCCATAAACTGGCCAGCAAACTTGAAATTCGCATCCACACAGAAGCCCGGAGTGGGCCGATCTCAGCCTGAGACAACATATACATCCTCCCAAAAACACCCAATAATTATAGCCCTATATTAGTCTGTAATAATCCGTTATTTCAACAGATAAACGGCAATATACGCATATTTTTCAGACTAAAAAAGAAAACGGAAAAATACATCCGTTTTGCCCTCCAATTTGCCGATTCATGGAGTCAAAACAAGTGGATAAGGGGCAAAATAGGTGACTCAGCATGGTCCTCATTTACGGCATTCATCCAACCTGTTTGCACCTCTATTGACGTCGTCTTTCGTGTCACGGCATTTTTACAGGGCCCGGTTTAACTCATTGAATTTTCGTTTGATATACAGGAAACCGCCATCTACATGGATAACCTGCACTCAAAACAACCATTCGCCACAGAATCTATGTGCCATTACAAAGAACTGAAAGAAAACAATGGATCAGCCTCATGGAAGATATCGAAGAAAAACACTGTAGCATCAGAGATTGTACCATCGGGGATATCGATAGATAACGGCTCACATTTTCCGAATTCAGCGCCAGACAATGCATGAACTACGGCCTGTTAACGAATAAATGAAAGGATTCATAATAGAATGTTGGATTGGTATATTTTCACGAAATGTGAATAAGAAGGGGGCGCAGGAGCAATCATGCGTCCAAATTTAACAATGCAGAAATAATTCATTTCTACAGAATTTTCATCGCACTAACCCGGAATATATGACGGATATGTTTCATAAGCGGAATACACCATACACGAATCGTTAATCAGAACAATGATCTTCGAACCAGTCATACGATCATCCGGATTTGGATCCTGTGGCTGGAAAACAATCTGAGTATAATTCATATCCCGGTAATTATCATACAATTTTGATACTGTTACAGTTCGGATGCTTTTATTGCTAATTAATTCAACAACTTCGGGATTATGCAGGGCGACCTCATATGCTATCTGGAATGTAATCTCTTCCGGGCATTCAGTTGGCCAATCTGTTTTGGGTAAATCATTATACGGTACCATGAAATATCCGACCAACATCCCACAAAAAAAAGTGATAATCAGAAAACCAGCAACAATCTTTTTCATGCTATCCATGATTTCACCTGATATGCATGTGACCACCATGGTACATTATTCAATAATTCGGGAGCTCCTGCTGAGCAACTCGTCAAATGGGGAACCGTACTATCCGGAAGATTTTCGTTCCACCATAAAGAATTGCAATTATAGCTGCTGTATACATATGAATCACAAAAATATGACTCTGAGACAGGAGTGAATAAATTACCATTTAATGCAAAATATTCATGGTTTTCATCTAAATCACCATAACAAAACGGCAGGTGACCTGTTCGAATAACGGTACCTTGCCATGAAATCATATATGGATACCCTTCAGATGTTTGTGAAGTACTGATATATATCTCAAAATTATAATTCCTCATGTCACTTGTGAAGTTTTGATGAGCAATATATTTTTCATCTTCCGGCATAGTGCTATCATAGGTGAAAACTACGAATTCTGAAGGATTTCCTCCAACCGCAGGAGATTGCTTTGTCACCCCCACCTCTATCCAGGTCGCTATTCCACTGATATCCTGACCAATATGAGATGTCAAATACTGATATGCTGTTCCACCTGATGACACTTCCATATTTCCGAGGTGATTGTTTCCGTTAACTCCGTTATAGTGATAATTATTTATTCTGATTCCCGAATCTGCCTGTTCATGTTGAATCATTGAAAAAACATCTACACATTCTTTTTTCCCCAGAGAACGATATTTATGTAACTGACTAAGTATCTCAGCAATTTTTTCGCTCTTTTTTAATTCCATTCCATCCAAGTACGTTACCGTCGGCATTTTTTCTATCATTTGGGAAATTTTTTCATCACTCATTCTTTTTCCTTCTTCATCATAAATGAATGAACTCCTCTCTAATGTTACATTAATATCTATGATATCGCCCGCGGATGAGGGGTTTTCGATAAAATTGTCCACATCAGCACTTACCATCGGAACAAAGATCGCTCCGAAAAGCACTACTACCATCAACAGGCTCAAGGCCCGCATTTCGGCTTTTGTTTTCATTTTTTCCTCCATTATCACATTCCAGAAGGCAAAACGGCGAAGCTTTCACGTAATGATAATGCCAACACAATCCTGCCTCCGGGCACGCGTGGGGTTCAACCATTTCTGATCTGTTCGGTGAGCCCCGTGCAATATCTTCCTGATGCTACGTGCATGACTTTTGACGTCGCTTAATTAACGTCTTATGGCCCAATCGTTTACACGTTAGCATATGTCTGGAAAACTGAACAATTAACCGCCCATACTCCACGTCCATTATTTCCAGCGACAGCAGGAAGTTGTTGAGCCCAAACCCCTGTTGAAAATTAGGGCCCACATTACAGATTACATAAGTACCGCGGGCAATACTGACCAGTATTCAACATATTTTTCATCCGCAACATTTGACCCGACAAAAAAAGGATAAGCCAGACTCCCGTTTCTGATAACCATCCGACCATTGTGAATATCTAAGCACGCTCGATTTCCTTCGAATCAATATATAGAGCCGAATAATAGAAAATTCAAAAAAAGAGAAGGAATTCCAAGGGATTACCGATACCAGCGCCGGGACATGAGGAACAGCACGCCTGCACCAAGAACGGCGCCTGCCGCCGGGAACGGTGCCTCTGTCGGTTCTGAAGGAGTTACCGCATCCCCAACATTCGCCTGTGCAAAGTGAAGGTTTCCCTGTGCACGGACATCGTCCGGGTTGATCTCAAGCGCCTTTTGTGAAACCGCGATCTCCTTTTCGTACTCGCCCATCTGCCCGTAGGCGGTTCCCTGGATAATATAGGCTTCAATCATGTCCGGGTTCAGTGCGATTGCCTTATCTGCTGCGACAACCGCCTCATCATAGCGCCCGAGGTTCACAAGGGCATCAGCGCTGACCACCCATGCCTCCGTCTGGTTCTGGTTCAGTGCGATTGCTGCCTTACCTGCTGTGAGTGCACCTGCATAATCGCCCTGTGCCGAACTGATGCCCGCCTTCGTCACCCAGGCAAGGGTGAAGTTCCCGTCAATTGCCAGTGCAGCGTCGATATGCTCCATCGCTGTAGAATAATTTCCGGCTCCTGCTTCATCCACGGCCAGGTTGTAGAGATCGATCTTCTCAACGGCAACCGTATCCACAGAAACATCTTCAGCGGACACAGCGGGAATACCAGCTGCGATGAAAAATGCTACTGCTATAAGGATGCCTGTAATGCCTCTTCGTGTCATCCATTCAGAGGTTTCTTTCCGAATCTATAATCAGTTGCGGTCAATCCCATTTGACTACCCTTTGAATTGATCCCATTATGCCATATCGCCTCCCACATACTGGTGTGAAATTGCTCCTTGGAGTCGGAAATACGATGCTGGGCGATGACGGTATCGGCCCGTGGATGGCAGAGCGCATAAAAAACTGCCCCGGCTGGCACGCGGAAGACTGCGGGACTGCGCCGGAGAACTTTACCGGAGTGGTCAGAAAGATGCAGCCACGCCTGCTTGTCATTGTCGATGCTGCAGACATGCGCCTTACTCCCGGAGAATTCCGGAAAATCCTTCCCGATTCAGTCGGACAGGCTGGATTTGACACACACTCCCTCCCTCTCACGCATATCATCGGATACCTGCGGGAGAACATGCCGGAGATGCCGGAGATACTTCTCATCGGTATCCAGCCAGGGCCGGTTACCTTCACAGATGTTGTATCAGCCCCCGTCATCCGCGGGGGAGAAGAGGTGGCAGAGATGCTCTGCAATGGAAAAGAAGCACAGATTCCAGAATACATCCCAAAACAGGAAGAATAAACAGGACATAGGTGAACAACTGCATGATACGATGCCCGCGATGCAACAGCAAAGAGATCTACGCTGTTGCCGGAGGATATGGCGGCAACTACTACCGCTGCAAAAAATGCGGCTATTCGGGGGCGTTTGTTGTAGAATATGACAATGACAAGGCACCCGAAGAGGAGCGCAAACTGCAGGCGGAGTACCGCGAGGAAGTGCAGGAGTATGAAAAGAAACGCCAGCCCCTCGCATGGATACTCCTCGCCCTCCTTATCATTGCCATCATTTATTTCGTTGGGTTCCGCTGACAGCTTCCCTAGAACACCCCGAACATCTTCAGGCTGCTCAAAAGAAGCAGCCCGACAAAGAGCCACTCGAGATTGCGTGCGGATATGCTGTGCGAGAGGCTGACGCCGACAAAGGACGCGGGGATGGAGGTCACCACAAGGATTACCCACTGGTGGAGGTCTACATACCCGAGCGAAGGGGCGGGAATGCCGGTCACCCCCCACCCGAATATGATATACGCAAGCACCCCGCCTGCAGAGGCAAAGATCAGGAACGCTGTGGATGTCCCAACCGCCCGGTGTATCTCATATCCGGATACGAGGGTCAGAAAGAGCACGATCAGGTAACCGCCGCCGATCCCCAAAAGCCCGGAGAGAAACCCGAAGAGGGCTCCTGCAATGATGAACAGACGGACCGCAGTGTCACGCTCATCATCCACAGCATACGCCGGTTTCAGTGCCATCTTGACAGCCGCACCGAGGAGCAGGGCACCGAAGAGATATCGCAGCCAGTCGCCGTGCACTGATGTGGCCACGTATGCCCCGGCGATGGCCGCAAAAAAGCCGGGAACACACATCAGCTTCACCGCGTCCCACGCCACCGCCCCCTTTTTTGAATGCCCGGACGAGGTGGCGATCGCCGTTGGCAGGACAACCGCAAGGCTCGTTGCAAAGGCTACGCGGGTGGCAAGTGTAGGGTCGGTCCCAAGCAAATCGGCTAAAACCCAGTACTGCACCGGGACCATCACAAACCCGCCGCCGACGCCAAGAATACCTGCTCCAAGTCCGGCAATAGTTCCGGTCAGCCCAAGAATCAGCACCGTCTGAATAAAAATATCCATTCTCTCTCCCGATACCGGCGGCATGCGTCACCGGCACTGAGTACTCTCCAGAAATGAGCTGAACACATAAAAAAGAACTGATGAGAGTAATGTATGATTACTCAATAATCAGGTTTTCTGCGTAGCGGTCCGTATCCGCCACCATGAACTCGTCACTCATGTGCATGCATGACACCGGGCAGGCGTCATTGCACTGGGAACAGAAGATGCACTGGGTGACGAAGATACGCACCGTCTTTGTCTCCGGGATAAATTCGATCGCGTTTGCCGGGCAGACACGGATACAGAGTTTGCACCCGATGCATGCATCACGGTCATAGGTAATCTTCCCCCGGAAGTTCTCCGGCACGGGGACAGGCGGTGTGATCTCTGCCTCTCCTGCAGCGACCTTCTCCAGATAACCGGTGATGCTCTTCGGGAGATAGCGGGCCGGGAAGAGGTTTGTTGCCGGTTTCTTCAGGAACTGACGGAGCACTTCAGGGAATGCAGGAAGGTTCATGCGACGACCCCCATGCCAAGCATAGCATCAAGAACGAGGAGAATCATGCCGGCAAACCCGATGAGGGTGATGTATCCCCAGTAAAAGGTCACCAGATGATTGATGCGGAAGCGGGCCATGCCCACCCGTATCAGGGAGACTGAGAAGAACACCACCAGAAGCACCTTCACCGCAAAGAACACCAGATCCGCGATGATACCGGCTGCACCTGCGAGGGGAACAAACCAGGTGATGTTCCACGGCA
Above is a window of Methanogenium organophilum DNA encoding:
- a CDS encoding peptidase domain-containing protein, whose translation is MKTMRIAAVTLIVAALVISAAAAQEIEQNNGYIVTPAGDTDKFGGILPLSTYYTITQGETDRYSTYVSFGTNDLGVDLNWGSVQNSLALTIIAPDATLGPYYDADDGITDGRVHLLIAKSGGLAAGTWNSNIYGQNVQGTEYYTFSWN
- a CDS encoding tetratricopeptide repeat protein, with product MTRRGITGILIAVAFFIAAGIPAVSAEDVSVDTVAVEKIDLYNLAVDEAGAGNYSTAMEHIDAALAIDGNFTLAWVTKAGISSAQGDYAGALTAGKAAIALNQNQTEAWVVSADALVNLGRYDEAVVAADKAIALNPDMIEAYIIQGTAYGQMGEYEKEIAVSQKALEINPDDVRAQGNLHFAQANVGDAVTPSEPTEAPFPAAGAVLGAGVLFLMSRRWYR
- a CDS encoding hydrogenase 3 maturation endopeptidase HyCI; its protein translation is MKLLLGVGNTMLGDDGIGPWMAERIKNCPGWHAEDCGTAPENFTGVVRKMQPRLLVIVDAADMRLTPGEFRKILPDSVGQAGFDTHSLPLTHIIGYLRENMPEMPEILLIGIQPGPVTFTDVVSAPVIRGGEEVAEMLCNGKEAQIPEYIPKQEE
- a CDS encoding winged helix-turn-helix transcriptional regulator gives rise to the protein MMAVKRPLTLTFILILFIVYLIGPATAAPGGYIVKPAPETDPDEEVHEFTPISFWELSPRAMLIDIAICISPALIFPVELLFAVKLWIYLGYRKVAKYNVLDNNIRSEMFEHICNNPGITFSALARECNIGKGTQQYHLKVLKREHKIVSVKKKGQTGFFENNEKYEELQQTILMQLRSDTVRHIYEILIRHPNISRKELSRCLGRSGSAVTWQMDRLCAEGTVSATKSGKYTRYLLNPKAKEILRDYLPDYPAADATGQAQKESSELRSAVLVTSGEIPSSD
- a CDS encoding 4Fe-4S dicluster domain-containing protein, producing MNLPAFPEVLRQFLKKPATNLFPARYLPKSITGYLEKVAAGEAEITPPVPVPENFRGKITYDRDACIGCKLCIRVCPANAIEFIPETKTVRIFVTQCIFCSQCNDACPVSCMHMSDEFMVADTDRYAENLIIE
- a CDS encoding sulfite exporter TauE/SafE family protein, which encodes MDIFIQTVLILGLTGTIAGLGAGILGVGGGFVMVPVQYWVLADLLGTDPTLATRVAFATSLAVVLPTAIATSSGHSKKGAVAWDAVKLMCVPGFFAAIAGAYVATSVHGDWLRYLFGALLLGAAVKMALKPAYAVDDERDTAVRLFIIAGALFGFLSGLLGIGGGYLIVLFLTLVSGYEIHRAVGTSTAFLIFASAGGVLAYIIFGWGVTGIPAPSLGYVDLHQWVILVVTSIPASFVGVSLSHSISARNLEWLFVGLLLLSSLKMFGVF